In Streptomyces sp. NBC_01231, the sequence AGCCGGACCGGCTGCCGCCGTCCGCCAAGCGCGAGTTCTTCCGCCGTACCGCGGAGCTGTTCCGTAAGCACCGGCCGGCCGGCACGTCCGTCGTCCCCGAACTCCGAGTTCTGGAGGGCGGGTACGCGGGGTACGTGGCCAAGCGGCAGGCGGTGCGCGCGGGTCGGGAGCTCGCGCGGCGCACGCGGGCGGCGGACGCCCGGCTGGTGCGCTGCCGTTCCACGCTGGGCGCCCGCCGTACGCCGGACCCGGACCTCGTTCTCTACTCGGCCTTCTCGCACCAGGGGATGCTCGGCGACCCGGCGGCGATCTATCACAAGGCCCGGGAGATCGCCCCGCACCTGCGCGGGGTGTGGGTGGTGCGGGACGAGGAGACGGCCAGGGCCGCGTTGCTGCCGCCGGACGTCGAGTACGTCCTGCTCGACTCCCCGCGCTGGCACCGGCTCGCCGCACGGGCCGCGTACCTCGTCAACAACACCAACTGGCCCGGCAGTCCGCCCAAGCGCCCCGGCAGCGTGCACGTCCACACCCACCAGGGCACCCCGCTCAAGTACATGGGCGTCGACCTGCTGGACAAGCCCGGTGCCCGGTACGGCCTCGACGTGCCGCAGATGCTGCGCCGCGCCGACCGCTGGGACTACAGCCTGGTCGCCAACCCGCACTCCGAGCTGGTGTGGGAGCGGGCGTACCCGTGTCACTTCACCTCGCTGCGCACGGGCAGCCCCCGCAACGACGCCCTCGTCCGCGCCGATCCGGCGCACGCCGCGGCCGTCCGCGCCCGGCTCGGCGTCCCATCCGGCCACCGGGTCGTGCTGTACGCGCCGACCCGCCGCGACTACCGGCGGGGCGGCCACGTGGACCGGATCGACCTGGCCCGGTTCGCCGAGGACCTCGGCGCCGGCCACACCCTCGTCGTCCGTCTGCACCCGGCACTGGCCGACGGCCCGGCCCGCGGTCTGGGCCTCGCCGAGCTGCACCGGCGCGGTGTGGTGGTCGACGCGACCGACGAACCCCACGTCGAGGACCTCATGCTCGCCGCCGACGTGCTGGTCACCGACTACTCGTCCCTGATGTTCGACTACGCCCTCCTGGACCGCCCGATCGTCGTCCACGCCGACGACTGGGGTGCGTACCGGGCGAGCCGGGGCGCCTACTTCGACATCACCGCCGAACCACCGGGCCATGTCTCGCGCTCCTACCTCGAACTGGCGTGGCTGTTCGCCTCCGGGACCTGGCGGGACGAGGAGTCGGCGCGGCTGCGGTCCGGCTTCCGGGAGCGGTTCTGCGGGTACGACGACGGACACGCCGCCGAGCGGGTCGTACGGACGGTGCTGCTCGGCGAGAGCGGGTGGGTGCCGGGGCCCTCGACGACCGGCGGGCCTCCTGCCGCCCGCTCCGCCTACCGTGACGTGCTGACCTCCTCGTGAGGCCACGCGCCTGGGTGCTGGTCCTGGCCGCCGTGTTCGCCGTGCTCCAGCTCGCTAACGTCACCGGCCGGGACACTCCCGACAGCAAGAACTACCTGTCGTACGCGCTGAGTCTGCGCGGTGACGGCAAGTGGGAGGCGGCGGCCGCCACCATCGACTACGCGTGTGCGGGCAGGGCGGCGATCGCGCGCCGCAACCAGAAGGTCGACGTGGCCCGTTTCCACGCCCCGAGCCCCGCCTCGCAGGTCATGGCCGAGTGCCGGGCCGCGGAATGGCGGGGTGTGGGCGCGCGGCTGCGGGCGGGACGGACGGGCGGGCACACCGTGCCGTTCATGCCCGAGCGCTTCATGCGGATCTTCGAGTCGCGGCCCGGCTATCCGGTGTTCCTGGTGCCGTTCCTCACCCTGTTCGGTGTGACGTGGGGCGTGTGGGCCGCGGGTGTCGTCGTGACGGTCACGGGCGGGGTGCTGGCCTTCCTGATCCTGCGCACCCTGCCGGTGCCGATGCCGCTGGCGCTGACCGGCCAGGCGCTGTTCTACGTCCTGCCGTGCGGGACGACCGCCATGCGGCCCATGACGGAGGGGCTGCTGCTGACCCTGACCCTGGCGGCGCTGTGGGGGTGCGCGCTGGTCCTGCACGGGCGGCGGGAGCGGGCCGGCCTGTGGTGGGTGGGCGGCTCGCTGCTGGCCCTGTTCACGGTGAAGCACTCCCAGTCGCTGTTCCTCGGGCTGTGCCTGGCCGGGGCGGGCGCGGTGATCGCCGTACGACGGTGGCGGTGTGGGCGGGCACCGGGACGCGGGGTCGTCGCGATCGCGGTGGTGGGCTGTTGCGGGACGGCCGGGACGCTGCTGCTGGCGAAGGTGCTGCACTACCCGTCCGAGGCGGAGAGTCTCCAGGACCTGCTCACCGCGCACTTCGTCCGGGCCGACCGGACCCGGCCGTGGCCGGAGTTCCTGCACCTCCAGGTCAACTTCTGGGTGGAGTGGCTGCGCCGGCAGCTGTGGCAGCCGCTGTTCCTTGCGGCGCTGGCGGCGGGCGCGTGGGGGGCGCTGCGCAGGCGGCGGGCGTTCGGCGGGTTCCTGTTGGCGGCCGCGTTCACCGGCGTTCTCACCCAGGCCGGGCATCCCGACATCACCATCTGGGGCGACCGGCTGATCGTGCTGGTGTGGCTGCTGCCCGTGGTGGGGGTGCCGTTGCTGCTGGAGTGGATCGGCCGGAGGCCCGTTGCGATGCCCGCCCAGAAGCGTGGCGAACGGGCTCACTCGATGCGGTGACGTCCCGCTAAGCCACTGACGCCGGCGGGAACATACGGGCAATGCCCCAGCCCCCGCGCGTTCCCTCCGTCCGATGACCGCCGGCGTCCTGGTCCGGCGGACCGTGCGCGGCGCGACCGCGCTGCGCGGCGGCCGGATCCGGCGTCCGACGCCGTACCAGGTCTTCGGTTTCCTGTTCTGGCTGGTGATGTCGCTGGCGTACTGGCGGGTGCCGCTGTGCTGCGACGCCGGCCAGCACGCGGCGGTCGTCGAACGCCTGAAGAGCCATCTGCTCCAGCCACGCCATCCGATGGCGGACCTGCCGGGCGCGGGCAGCCCCTACTACTCGCCGTACGCGGTGGCGCAGGGCGCGTTCGCGCGGCTGACGGGGCTGGGTGGCTGGGAGGTGGTGAAGCTCGCCGGGCCGCTGAACCTGCTCGTCCTGCTGACCGGCATCGGCCGCTTCGTGCGGGTACTGACACCCCGGCAGTGGGCGCCGGTGCTGGCGCTGGCCGCGATGACGCTGCTGTGGGGGACCGAACGGGCCTGGTGGAGCGGGTACCTCGGGCTGATGTCGATGACGGGGAACCTGGGGTATCCGTCGACGTTCGCCATCGGCTTGGCGTTCTGGGCCTGGGGGCTGACGGGCTCGCGGGCGCGGGGCGGGGCGCTGATGCCGGGGGACGGTCCGCCGCGGGGTGCGGGGCGGACGGTGCGGTACGTCGGGCCGAGCGGGCTGCCGGGGGCCGGCGGGTACGTGGGGCTCGGCGCGCTGTACGGGCTGATCCTGCTGAGCCATCCGATCACGGCGGTGGCGGCGGTGCTCGGGGCGGTCGCGTTCGTGGCCGGGTGGCAGCGGAGCTGGTCCGCGGCCCTCGCCGGGCGCTGGGCCCTGGCAGGCGGCACGGCTGTGCTGGTCGCCGTCTGCTGGCCGTACTTCGACGTGTTCGCGCTGGCCGGGGACGGCCGGGTCGACGCCCTGCACCGGACGCTGTACCTGGGCCTCGGCGGCCACTTCTGGCTGGCGCTGCTGGGGGTGCCGGCGCTGTGGCTGCGGGCGCGGCGGGGCTCTTGGCGGGATCCGCTGGTGCTGCTGTTCGCGCTCGACTGCCTGGTCGTGGCGTACGGCTGGGTCAGCGGGCACTACACGTATGGCCGGATCATCGGGCTGACCCTGGTGCCGCCGCAGTTCGCGCTCGCGGTGGAGCTGGCGGCGCCCCGGCCGTGGGGGGTGTGGCGGCGGGTGCTGGGCGGCGCCGCGGCGGCGGGGGCGTGCGTGGGCTTCCTCGCCGTGCAGGCGGGGGCGGTCGTGCCGCGCACGCTGGACCCGGTCGGCTTCGCGCAGCCGCCGCGCTGGCCGACGTACGAGTGGGCCGCGCGGCACATCGGGCCCGGCGAGGTCGTGATCACCGACGGCTACTACGCCGTACACGCGATCGCGGGCTACGGCCCGAACCTCGCCGCGCCCGCCTGGCCGGACGCGGCCCTGGACGAACACGAGCGGCTGCGCCGCCTCGCGGACGTCCGCGCCTACCTCGCCCCGACCTCGACCCGCGCCGAACGCGCCGCCGTCGCCCACCGCTATCACGTGCGCTGGCTGCTGCTGACGCGCTGGCACCCGGTACCCGAGGAGGCCGTGGTGGTGGCGTGGAGCGGGCGGACGGGGGAGGTGCTGGCGCGGGTCGGGTGAGGCTCTCCGGGGTTACGGAGCCGGGGTTGCCAGAGTCACTCGATGACGAGATCGACTTCGATGTTGCCGCGGGTGGCGTTGGAGTAGGGGCAGACCTGGTGGGCCTGCTCGACCAGCTTGCGGCCGGCCGCCTCGTCCACGGAGTCGGGCAGCTCGACGCGGAGGGTGACCTTGAGGCCGAAGCCCTCGCCCTGCTTGCCTATGCCCACCTCGGCGGTCACGGCGGCGTCGCTCACGTCGACCTTGGCCTGCCGGCCGACCAGGCCGAGGGCGCTGCCGAAGCAGGCGGCGTAACCGGCGGCGAACAGCTGCTCCGGGTTGGTGCCCTGCCCGTTGCCGCCCATCTCCGGCGGCATGGCCAGCGCGAGGTCGATCTTGCCGTCGGAGGAAACCGCACGGCCCTCACGGCCGTGAGTGGCGGTGGCGACTGCGGTGTAGAGCGCGTCCATGGATAACCATCCCTCTCAAGTCATGGTGCGGTGGCCCGTCAGGCCGCCTCACGACGACAAGTAGAGCACACAATTAAGTTGTGCACAACTAAGTGGCTCGCAAGAGCTACCCTGGAGACATGACAGGCATGACCCCGACCCCGACCCCGCCCGCCGCCGCAGCCTCCACCGCAGCCGCCGCGGAGAACTGGCTGCGCCTGGACTCCCAGATCTGCTTCTCCCTGCACGCCGCCTCACGCGCCTTCAACGGCGTCTACCGCGTACTCCTCAAGGACCTCGGGCTCACCTACCCGCAGTACCTGGTGATGCTGGTGCTGTGGGAACAGGGCGAGCTGCCGGTCAAGAAGCTCGGCGAGCACCTGCGCCTCGACTCCGGCACACTGTCCCCGCTGCTCAAGCGGCTGGAGACGGCCGGACTCGTACGACGGGAGCGCAGCGCCCGTGACGAACGGTCGGTGGAGGTACGGCTGACCGAGGAGGGCGCGGCGCTGCGCGACCGCGCGGTCCGCGTCCCACCCCGGATCGCCGCCGCGACCGGCTTCGACCTCGACGAGATCCGCGCACTGCGCGACCGCCTCGACCAGCTCACCTCGACGCTGGACGCGGCGGCGTTGGGGGAGGCCCCGGAGTGTGAGCAGGAAGTCGTCGCACCGGCCGCCTCGGACGCCGCCGCCTGCTTGACTGAGGACGGAACAGGAGCCCATCCGCTCCACACAGAAGCCAACGGACAAGGGGACGGCCGCAGATGACCTGGCTGATCACCGGCGGCGCCGGCTACATCGGGGCGCATGTCGTACGCGCGATGACCGACGCGGGCGAACAGACGGTGGTGTACGACGACCTGTCCACCGGCATCGCCGACCGCGTCCCCGAGGACGTACCGCTGGTGACCGGATCGACCCTGGACGCCGAGCGGGTGGCGCGCACCCTCGCCGACCACGAGGTCACCGGTGTCGTCCATCTGGCGGCGAAGAAGCAGGTGGGCGA encodes:
- a CDS encoding CDP-glycerol glycerophosphotransferase family protein, which produces MPRFSVIVPVFQVQGFLRECLDSVLEQSYRDIEVIAVDDCSPDGCGAILDEYADRDGRVRVLHLPENVGLGRARNAGMPHATGDFLFFLDSDDTLTPGALRAMADRLAETSDPDVLVFDYARTYWWGGTRRNVLAHVLADACDGTPSAGTASDGTHSDGTFTASERPEILDLLMVVWNKLYRRDFVEREGFVFPPGYYEDTPWTFPVLLSASRIATLDRICLNYRQRRQGNILSTTSRRHFDIHDQYERVFAFVDSRPALGSWRGRLHAKMGEHCLDILAKPDRLPPSAKREFFRRTAELFRKHRPAGTSVVPELRVLEGGYAGYVAKRQAVRAGRELARRTRAADARLVRCRSTLGARRTPDPDLVLYSAFSHQGMLGDPAAIYHKAREIAPHLRGVWVVRDEETARAALLPPDVEYVLLDSPRWHRLAARAAYLVNNTNWPGSPPKRPGSVHVHTHQGTPLKYMGVDLLDKPGARYGLDVPQMLRRADRWDYSLVANPHSELVWERAYPCHFTSLRTGSPRNDALVRADPAHAAAVRARLGVPSGHRVVLYAPTRRDYRRGGHVDRIDLARFAEDLGAGHTLVVRLHPALADGPARGLGLAELHRRGVVVDATDEPHVEDLMLAADVLVTDYSSLMFDYALLDRPIVVHADDWGAYRASRGAYFDITAEPPGHVSRSYLELAWLFASGTWRDEESARLRSGFRERFCGYDDGHAAERVVRTVLLGESGWVPGPSTTGGPPAARSAYRDVLTSS
- a CDS encoding organic hydroperoxide resistance protein, whose amino-acid sequence is MDALYTAVATATHGREGRAVSSDGKIDLALAMPPEMGGNGQGTNPEQLFAAGYAACFGSALGLVGRQAKVDVSDAAVTAEVGIGKQGEGFGLKVTLRVELPDSVDEAAGRKLVEQAHQVCPYSNATRGNIEVDLVIE
- a CDS encoding MarR family transcriptional regulator, which gives rise to MTPTPTPPAAAASTAAAAENWLRLDSQICFSLHAASRAFNGVYRVLLKDLGLTYPQYLVMLVLWEQGELPVKKLGEHLRLDSGTLSPLLKRLETAGLVRRERSARDERSVEVRLTEEGAALRDRAVRVPPRIAAATGFDLDEIRALRDRLDQLTSTLDAAALGEAPECEQEVVAPAASDAAACLTEDGTGAHPLHTEANGQGDGRR